A window from Primulina huaijiensis isolate GDHJ02 chromosome 13, ASM1229523v2, whole genome shotgun sequence encodes these proteins:
- the LOC140990852 gene encoding outer envelope pore protein 16-3, chloroplastic/mitochondrial, which yields MDPAELRKMEDEESATMKTIKGATFGLVAGTIWGTVVATWQDVPRVERRVALPGLIRTLKMMGNHGLTFAAIGGVYIGVEQLVQNYRMKRDFVNGAVGGFVAGASILGYKGRSISSAISAGAALAVTSSFIDIGGQTTRIDTGKEYYPYTTKKRPNVN from the exons ATGGATCCTGCGGAGCTCAGGAAAATGGAAGATGAAGAGAGTGCTACGATGAAAACGATAAAAGGTGCGACCTTTGGTCTAGTTGCTGGCACTATTTGGGGTACCGTTGTTGCTACCTGGCAAGATGTGCCTCGTGTTGAGAGGAGAGTTGCACTTCCGGGTCTGATTCGCACGCTGAAAATGATGGGAAACCATGGGTTGACGTTTGCTGCAATTGGTGGAGTCTATATTGGGGTAGAGCAATTAGTGCAGAATTACAGGATGAAAAGAGACTTTGTTAATGGAGCGGTTGGTGGATTTGTGGCTGGTGCTTCTATTTTGGGTTACAAAG GGAGGAGCATTTCATCGGCTATCTCTGCAGGAGCTGCCCTAGCGGTCACTTCTTCTTTCATTGACATAGGAGGTCAAACCACACGGATTGACACTGGCAAGGAGTATTATCCTTATACCACCAAGAAAAGGCCCAATGTTAATTAG
- the LOC140991579 gene encoding squamosa promoter-binding-like protein 9, whose translation MERGSSSSPSSSFSTAAGADSFINGLNFGKKVYFEGVSSGLQTKSGGGQSLAPPSSARKGRAGVVQPPICQVEGCNADLSDAKAYYSRHKVCGAHSKFPKAFVEGIEQRFCQQCSRFHQLPEFDQGKRSCRRRLAGHNERRRKPPPRSLLPPRCGTLPSSIFDNRTKAGGFVTNFSTYPMLSGSDTWPNIIPEPGLENQAIVTGKHQAPWKSNSQNSLPDLLQGSTTSPTCSAGSLVSPEECFCGVSDSSSALSLLSSQPWSSRNQSSSPDMNIFSGPNQTAIVQSSATPCASLGQFSFLSWDFKSGQANDMSNEMCPDLGLVQVPHPGNSQYNGELGLSQPTKDQFHELKHSRGYDSSVQHMRWSL comes from the exons ATGGAAAgaggttcatcatcttccccttcttcttctttctcgACTGCTGCTGGTGCAGACtcgttcatcaatggcttgaatttTGGCAAGAAGGTTTACTTCGAGGGCGTGAGTTCTGGACTACAGACCAAAAGCGGAGGTGGGCAGTCGCTGGCGCCGCCGTCATCGGCCAGAAAAGGGAGGGCCGGAGTTGTGCAGCCGCCTATATGCCAGGTGGAGGGGTGCAACGCAGATCTGAGCGATGCCAAGGCTTATTATTCGAGGCACAAAGTTTGTGGTGCGCATTCCAAATTCCCAAAGGCCTTTGTAGAAGGCATCGAGCAGAGGTTTTGCCAGCAGTGCAGCAG GTTTCATCAATTGCCTGAATTTGACCAAGGAAAACGTAGCTGCCGTAGACGCCTTGCTGGACACAACGAGCGTAGAAGGAAGCCACCTCCACGATCTTTATTGCCACCTCGCTGTGGAACTCTTCCTTCATCCATATTTG ATAACCGCACCAAAGCTGGAGGATTTGTGACGAATTTCAGCACTTATCCAATGCTCAGTGGAAGTGATACGTGGCCGAATATCATACCCGAACCAGGATTAGAAAATCAAGCAATCGTCACAGGAAAACATCAAGCTCCATGGAAGAGTAACTCACAAAATTCTTTACCTGATCTTCTGCAAGGTTCAACGACTAGTCCTACTTGCTCTGCTGGTTCTTTGGTATCTCCAGAAGAATGCTTTTGTGGAGTTTCGGATTCCAGCAGTGCTCTCTCTCTTCTGTCAAGCCAGCCCTGGAGCTCAAGAAACCAATCATCCAGTCCTGATATGAACATTTTTAGTGGACCCAATCAAACAGCCATAGTTCAGTCTTCGGCGACACCTTGTGCATCCCTTGGTCAATTTTCCTTCCTTTCATGGGATTTTAAGAGTGGCCAAGCTAATGACATGTCAAATGAGATGTGTCCTGATTTGGGTTTAGTCCAAGTTCCTCACCCAGGTAATAGTCAGTACAATGGAGAGCTTGGACTGTCTCAACCGACCAAGGACCAATTTCATGAACTCAAGCATTCCAGGGGATATGATTCTTCTGTCCAACATATGCGTTGGTCGCTTTGA